A single Brassica rapa cultivar Chiifu-401-42 chromosome A04, CAAS_Brap_v3.01, whole genome shotgun sequence DNA region contains:
- the LOC103863245 gene encoding diphosphomevalonate decarboxylase MVD2, peroxisomal yields MAAEKWVYMVTAQTPTNIAVIKYWGKRDEVRILPVNDSISVTLDPDHLCTVTTVAVSPSFDRDRMWLNGKEISLSGSRYQNCLREIRGRAGDVEDKEKGVKIDKKDWEKLHLHIASHNNFPTAAGLASSAAGFACLVFSLAKLMNVDEDASHLSAIARQGSGSACRSLFGGFVKWEMGSKEDGSDSIAVQLADEKHWNDLVIIIAVVSSRQKETSSTSGMRESVETSLLLQHRAKEVVPKRTLQMEEAIKNRDFASFTQLSCADSNQFHAVCLDTSPPIFYMNDTSHRIISLVEKWNRSEGTPQVAYTFDAGPNAVLIARNRKVAVQLLQGLLYYFPPKSDTDMKSYVVGDNSILKEAGLDGANSVENLQPPPEIKDNIGSQDQKGEVSYFICTKPGRGPVVLPDQTQALLDPETGLPK; encoded by the exons ATGGCGGCGGAGAAATGGGTGTACATGGTGACGGCGCAGACTCCGACGAACATTGCGGTGATTAAGTATTGGGGAAAGAGAGATGAAGTCCGGATTCTCCCCGTCAACGACAGCATCAGCGTGACTCTCGATCCCGATCACCTCTGCACCGTCACAACTGTCGCCGTCAGTCCCTCTTTCGATCGCGATCGAATGTGGCTCAATGGCAAG GAGATCTCTCTTTCTGGGAGTAGGTACCAAAACTGTTTGAGGGAGATTCGAGGTCGTGCTGGTGATGTTGAAGACAAGGAGAAGGGTGTCAAGATTGATAAGAAAGACTGGGAGAAACTTCATCTACATATTGCTTCTCACAACAACTTCCCTACTGCTGCTGGCTTAGCATCTTCAGCTGCTGGTTTTGCTTGTCTTG TTTTTTCTCTTGCAAAGTTGATGAACGTAGATGAAGATGCAAGCCATCTTTCTGCGATAGCCAG GCAAGGTTCAGGAAGTGCTTGCCGGAGTCTGTTTGGTGGATTTGTTAAGTGGGAAATGGGAAGCAAAGAAGATGGAAGTGACAGCATTGCAGTTCAACTAGCAGATGAGAAGCATTGGAATGATCTTGTTATCATCATTGCCGTG GTGAGTTCACGGCAGAAGGAAACGAGCAGCACCTCTGGAATGCGTGAAAGTGTTGAGACGAGTTTGCTTTTACAGCATAGAGCAAAA GAAGTTGTGCCTAAACGGACTCTGCAAATGGAGGAAGCTATTAAAAACAGAGATTTTGCATCCTTTACGCAATTGAGCTGCGCAGACAGTAATCAGTTTCATGCTGTTTGTCTGGATACATCTCCACCCATATTTTACATGAATGACACATCCCACAG GATAATCAGCTTGGTTGAAAAGTGGAATCGTTCTGAAGGGACACCACAG GTTGCTTATACATTTGATGCTGGCCCAAATGCTGTACTGATTGCACGCAACAGAAAGGTAGCAGTTCAATTGCTCCAGGGGCTTCTCTACTATTTCCCCCCTAAGTCTGACACTGATATGAAGAG TTACGTAGTGGGAGATAACTCGATTCTTAAGGAGGCAGGGTTAGACGGAGCAAACAGTGTAGAGAATCTGCAACCTCCACCTGAAATCAAAGACAACATTGGGTCACAGGATCAAAAAGGAGAAGTCAGTTATTTTATCTGCACTAAACCTGGAAGAGGTCCTGTCGTGCTTCCAGACCAAACTCAGGCTCTTCTCGATCCGGAAACCGGCCTTCCCAAGTGA
- the LOC103863247 gene encoding uncharacterized protein LOC103863247 has translation MKKCLVGGAFIIVLIALGVWAIISCIPPPSKICGPPGGPPITAPRIRLSDGRYLAYEEHGVSRQNATFKIIFIHAFATFRRDAVIANRVRPGFLEKNGIYVVSYDRPGYGESDPHSRRSEKTLAHDIEQLADQLQLGSKFYVVGYSMGGQAVWGVLKYIPHRLAGATLLCPVTNSWWPSFPDSLTWELWNKQTKTERFAMLITHHTPWLLYWWNHQKLFQTSAVMQSSPTIFSPQDMALLPKLAVRVSYKNQTTQQGVHESLERDLIVGFGKWGFDPMKIENPFPKGEGSVHLWQGDDDRLVPIQLQRIIAQKLSWIKYHEIPGAGHLFPNADGVAETILKELLPIPQAS, from the exons ATGAAGAAAT GCTTAGTAGGAGGAGCCTTTATAATAGTGTTGATTGCATTAGGGGTATGGGCTATTATTTCCTGTATACCTCCACCTTCTAAGATATGCGGTCCGCCCGGTGGACCGCCTATTACCGCCCCTAGGATACGGCTAAGTGATGGACGCTATCTAGCCTACGAAGAACATGGTGTTAGTAGACAAAATGCCACTTTCAAGATCATCTTTATCCATGCTTTCGCCACCTTCAGACGTGATGCTGTTATCGCCAACCGTGTTCGTCCT GGGTTTCTTGAGAAGAACGGCATCTACGTGGTATCATATGATCGACCAGGTTATGGAGAGAGCGATCCTCATTCCCGTCGCAGTGAAAAGACATTAGCTCATGACATTGAACAACTCGCTGACCAACTACAACTTGGTTCCAAGTTTTATGTGGTTGGATACTCAATGGGAGGCCAAGCCGTTTGGGGTGTTCTCAAGTACATCCCTCACAGGCTCGCTGGAGCCACACTGCTTTGTCCTGTAACCAACTCATGGTGGCCTAGTTTCCCTGATAGTTTAACTTGGGAGCTATGGAACAAGCAAACTAAAACCGAAAGGTTTGCGATGCTCATTACTCATCACACGCCGTGGCTACTCTACTGGTGGAACCATCAAAAGCTGTTTCAAACATCAGCTGTGATGCAGTCAAGCCCTACGATATTCTCACCTCAAGATATGGCTTTACTGCCCAAGCTGGCCGTAAGGGTGTCTTACAAGAACCAAACAACGCAGCAAGGGGTACATGAATCATTGGAGAGGGACTTGATTGTGGGATTTGGGAAATGGGGGTTTGATCCAATGAAGATTGAGAATCCCTTCCCGAAAGGTGAAGGGTCGGTGCATTTGTGGCAAGGGGATGATGATAGGCTTGTACCGATACAGCTACAAAGGATCATTGCTCAGAAACTAAGTTGGATAAAGTATCATGAGATTCCAGGGGCTGGTCATTTGTTTCCTAATGCTGATGGGGTGGCAGAAACAATATTGAAGGAACTATTGCCTATTCCCCAAGCATCTTAA